The Rattus rattus isolate New Zealand chromosome 1, Rrattus_CSIRO_v1, whole genome shotgun sequence genome includes a region encoding these proteins:
- the Atp5f1b gene encoding ATP synthase subunit beta, mitochondrial produces the protein MLSLVGRVASASASGALRGLNPSAALPQAQLLLRTAPAGVHPARDYAAQSSAAPSSAAPKAGTATGRIVAVIGAVVDVQFDEGLPPILNALEVQGRESRLVLEVAQHLGESTVRTIAMDGTEGLVRGQKVLDSGAPIKIPVGPETLGRIMNVIGEPIDERGPIKTKQFAPIHAEAPEFIEMSVEQEILVTGIKVVDLLAPYAKGGKIGLFGGAGVGKTVLIMELINNVAKAHGGYSVFAGVGERTREGNDLYHEMIESGVINLKDATSKVALVYGQMNEPPGARARVALTGLTVAEYFRDQEGQDVLLFIDNIFRFTQAGSEVSALLGRIPSAVGYQPTLATDMGTMQERITTTKKGSITSVQAIYVPADDLTDPAPATTFAHLDATTVLSRAIAELGIYPAVDPLDSTSRIMDPNIVGSEHYDVARGVQKILQDYKSLQDIIAILGMDELSEEDKLTVSRARKIQRFLSQPFQVAEVFTGHMGKLVPLKETIKGFQQILAGDYDHLPEQAFYMVGPIEEAVAKADKLAEEHGS, from the exons ATGTTGAGTCTTGTGGGGCGTGTGGCTTCGGCCTCGGCCTCCGGGGCCTTACGGGGACTCAACCCTTCGGCGGCGCTGCCACAGGCGCAGCTTCTACTACGAACCGCTCCCGCCGGGGTCCATCCTG CCAGAGACTATGCGGCGCAGTCGTCTGCGGCCCCGTCGTCTGCGGCCCCGAAGGCAGGCACCGCCACCGGGCGAATTGTGGCAGTCATCGGCGCCGTTGTGGATGTCCAGTTCGATGAGGGATTACCACCTATCCTAAATGCCTTGGAAGTGCAAGGCAGGGAGAGCAGACTGGTTTTGGAGGTAGCCCAGCATTTAG GCGAGAGCACCGTCAGAACTATTGCTATGGATGGCACTGAAGGCTTGGTTAGAGGCCAGAAAGTACTGGATTCGGGGGCACCAATCAAAATTCCTGTTGGTCCTGAGACCTTGGGCAGAATCATGAATGTCATTGGAGAACCTATTGATGAGAGAGGTCCTATCAAAACCAAACA ATTCGCTCCTATTCATGCTGAGGCTCCTGAATTCATAGAGATGAGTGTTGAACAGGAAATTCTGGTGACTGGTATAAAGGTTGTGGATCTGCTGGCCCCATACGCCAAGGGTGGGAAAATCG GACTCTTCGGAGGTGCTGGTGTTGGAAAGACAGTACTGATCATGGAGCTAATCAACAATGTTGCCAAAGCCCATGGTGGTTATTCTGTATTTGCTGGTGTTGGTGAGAGGACCCGTGAGGGCAATGATTTATACCATGAAATGATTGAGTCTGGTGTTATCAACCTAAAAGATGCCACTTCCAAG GTAGCGTTGGTATATGGGCAGATGAATGAACCGCCTGGTGCTCGTGCCCGGGTAGCTCTGACTGGTCTGACTGTTGCTGAATACTTCAGAGACCAGGAAGGCCAAGATGTCCTGCTGTTTATTGACAACATCTTCCGCTTCACCCAGGCTGGCTCAGAG gTATCTGCCTTATTGGGCAGGATCCCGTCTGCTGTAGGCTACCAGCCTACCCTAGCCACTGACATGGGTACAATGCAGGAAAGAATCACCACCACCAAGAAGGGCTCTATCACCTCAGTGCAG GCTATCTATGTGCCAGCTGATGACCTGACTGACCCTGCCCCTGCAACTACCTTTGCCCATTTGGATGCTACTACTGTGCTGTCCCGTGCTATTGCTGAGTTGGGCATCTATCCAGCTGTGGATCCGCTGGACTCCACCTCTCGAATTATGGATCCCAACATTGTTGGCAGTGAGCATTATGATGTTGCTCGTGGGGTGCAAAAGATCCTGCAG GACTACAAATCTCTCCAGGACATCATTGCCATCTTGGGTATGGATGAACTTTCTGAGGAAGATAAATTGACTGTGTCCAGGGCAAGGAAGATACAGCGCTTCTTGTCACAGCCATTCCAGGTTGCTGAGGTCTTCACAGGTCACATGGGAAAGCTGGTGCCCCTGAAGGAGACCATTAAAGGATTCCAGCAGATCTTAGCAg GTGACTATGACCATCTCCCGGAACAAGCCTTCTACATGGTGGGACCCATTGAAGAAGCTGTGGCAAAGGCTGACAAGCTGGCAGAGGAGCATGGGTCGTGA
- the Ptges3 gene encoding prostaglandin E synthase 3, translating into MQPASAKWYDRRDYVFIEFCVEDSKDVNVNFEKSKLTFSCLGGSDNFKHLNEIDLFHCIDPNDSKHKRTDRSILCCLRKGESGQSWPRLTKERAKLNWLSVDFNNWKDWEDDSDEDMSNFDRFSEMMDHMGGDEDVDLPEVDGADDDSQDSDDEKMPDLE; encoded by the exons AT GCAGCCTGCTTCTGCAAAGTGGTACGACCGAAGGGACTATGTATTCATTGAATTTTGTGTTGAAGACAGTAAAGATGTTAATGTAAACTTTGAAAAATCCAAACTTACTTTCAG TTGTCTTGGAGGAAGTGAtaattttaagcatttaaatGAAATTGATCTTTTTCATTGTATTGATCCAAAT gattccAAGCATAAAAGAACGGACAGATCGATTTTATGTTGTTTGCGAAAAGGAGAATCCGGCCAGTCCTGGCCTAGGTTAACAAAGGAAAGGGCAAAG CTTAATTGGCTTAGTGTGGACTTCAATAATTGGAAAGACTGGGAGGATGACTCAGATGAAGACATGTCTAATTTTGACCGTTTCTCTGAG ATGATGGATCACATGGGTGGTGATGAGGATGTAGATTTACCAGAAGTAGACGGAGCAGATGAT GATTCACAAGACAGTGATGATGAAA aaATGCCAGATCTGGAGTAA